From Candidatus Eisenbacteria bacterium:
CGTAAATCAGTTGACCACCATGACGGCATGGTCGGCGAACCGCGAGAATTATCTCCGCTCTCATATTCCAGTTTACCGCCAAGACCCGGAAATTTATGTTAATGAGTTCATGGCGTCGAACAATACAACCATCTCGGATGACTTTGGTGAATTTGACGACTGGATCGAAATTTATAATTCGACGCCGGAACCGATATCACTCCAAGGTTACTACCTTACCGACGACCTGACCTGGGGCTCGAAATGGGCTTTCCCCAATACGATTCTCGAGCCTTACGGCCGCTTAATCCTCTGGGCCGACGGCCAGCCTCAACAGGGCAGCCTGCATACCAATTTCCAGCTTTCCACCTGGGGTGAGGAAATCGGCGTCTTTCACTATGATGTGCAAATGGGACTTCAGCCGGTGGACGCGCTCGGTTTCGGTGAGCAATCCAGCGACATCTCCTATGCGCGCCGATGTGATGGCAGTGTGACTTGGGAATTCCAGGCGGAGCCGACACCCAATGGACCGAATTGCGAAATCAGCGACGCCCCTGAGCCCGCCGCAGGAGCCCTCACCGGGGCCTGCCTGGAAATCGGCGGTCTTCACCCCTTCCTCGAACGGGGAATATTCAGCCTGAATCTGCCCCGCACGACATCGGCGACCTTGGCGATTCATGACGTCACGGGACGGAGAATTCGGACACTGATCGATGGACCCGTGGCGGAGGGACCACAGAAAGTCACCTGGGACGGCCGGAATCAGCAAGGGGCCCAGGTCGCTCCAGGACTCTATTGGGCCCTTCTACAGACACCGGATCGGAGGGAGTCGGTGAAGTTTATCCTTCTGCATCCGTGATGGTTAGAGAGTTGAATGCGTCTCTCTTTGGTTCAGGAAGGTTGGGTGTGCTATAATGAGGATGTTCTGGAGGATGATGGGTGGGGAATTCAGACACCTTGGAATCGGGCCTGCAACAATGGCGGGATTCATGATGAAGAAGATCTCACAGAAGCTCAGACACCCCTTGGCTCTCGCGCTTCTCATCCTCCCCCTTCTCTTTCCCATTCAGGGAGTTTTAGGATTGGATGCCGGGGACCCCGCGCCCTATTTTGTCGTTGAAGATCTGGACGGCAATGTTTACAACCTGGTTCAACTTGAAGATACCGTTGTCCTCCTCTTCTTCTTTGATCCCAGTGACCCCTATTGCGTCACCATTGCCCCTCAACTTGAGCAGGCCATTTGGCAAACCTTCGCCTGGCATGATTTCAAAGTCTTGGGATTGAATATCGGGGATCCCGCGCTGGAAATCGTTGAGAACTTTCGCGATGCGACAGGCGTAACATTCCCATTGATCGCCGACGCCTCGGCTATCGGGCAGGATTACGGCATGCGCAGCAACAGCTTTGTGCTGGTCGACGGACTGGAAATCGTCCGCTATGTCGCTTCCGGTTCCGGAGCCTACAGCG
This genomic window contains:
- a CDS encoding peroxiredoxin family protein, whose product is MMKKISQKLRHPLALALLILPLLFPIQGVLGLDAGDPAPYFVVEDLDGNVYNLVQLEDTVVLLFFFDPSDPYCVTIAPQLEQAIWQTFAWHDFKVLGLNIGDPALEIVENFRDATGVTFPLIADASAIGQDYGMRSNSFVLVDGLEIVRYVASGSGAYSESELKEAVSNSLEGVAPPKEATWGRIKNLFGEKAYGALTPAQ